A single Xylanimonas cellulosilytica DSM 15894 DNA region contains:
- a CDS encoding D-alanyl-D-alanine carboxypeptidase family protein, which translates to MNRPARAWVAVLATLTFLVAGAVGAAPAQAATPSIRYQAHVQDRGWQPAVTDGATAGTVGHGLRLEALAVSLSGGGGVTYRTHVQDVGWTAPVAGGSVSGSTGRGLRVEALSMQLTGEVSRNHDLYYRVHVQNTGWLGWAANGAVAGTQGVAVRVEAVQVRLVAKGAAAPGSTARPSFTASVAYSTHVQNLGWTGEVANRAVAGTTGRSLRVEALRLRLRDQPFPGGIEYSVHVQDVGWQGYRSNGAAAGTTGQSRRVEAVRIRLTGQMADRLSVYYRVHVQNYGWLGWTRDGDPSGTAGAGYRVEAVQVAIQGKGNGPWYGTEFVEYAPPASNGNVDPATLCNIGDGWLLRCDAGAAFGRMNAAFRARFGHPIPLEGTYRAYYRQVELYREIGPGLAARPGTSQHGWGLAIDVTERGAYDFGTPRYEWLRTQGPAFGWSHPSWARQGGGREEPWHFEFAG; encoded by the coding sequence ATGAACAGGCCGGCACGCGCGTGGGTGGCGGTCCTCGCGACCCTGACGTTCCTCGTCGCAGGCGCCGTCGGTGCGGCACCCGCCCAGGCCGCGACACCGTCGATCCGGTACCAGGCGCACGTCCAGGACCGCGGCTGGCAGCCCGCGGTCACCGACGGCGCGACCGCCGGCACCGTCGGCCACGGCCTGCGGCTCGAGGCGCTCGCGGTCTCGCTCAGCGGCGGCGGGGGCGTCACCTATCGGACGCACGTGCAGGACGTGGGCTGGACGGCGCCCGTCGCCGGCGGAAGCGTCTCGGGCAGCACGGGCCGGGGCCTGCGGGTCGAGGCCTTGTCGATGCAGCTCACCGGCGAGGTATCGCGCAACCACGACCTCTACTACCGCGTGCACGTCCAGAACACGGGCTGGCTCGGCTGGGCCGCCAACGGGGCGGTCGCCGGGACGCAGGGCGTGGCGGTGCGGGTCGAGGCGGTGCAGGTCCGGCTGGTGGCCAAGGGCGCCGCCGCCCCGGGGTCCACCGCCCGCCCGAGCTTCACGGCGTCGGTCGCGTACTCGACCCACGTGCAGAACCTCGGCTGGACCGGTGAGGTCGCGAACCGCGCGGTCGCGGGCACCACGGGGCGGAGCCTGCGGGTCGAGGCGCTGCGGCTGCGGCTGCGCGACCAGCCGTTCCCCGGCGGCATCGAGTACTCGGTCCACGTGCAGGACGTGGGCTGGCAGGGCTACCGGTCGAACGGTGCGGCGGCCGGGACCACCGGCCAGTCCCGGCGGGTCGAGGCGGTGCGGATCCGGCTCACCGGCCAGATGGCGGACCGGCTGAGCGTGTACTACCGCGTCCACGTGCAGAACTACGGCTGGCTGGGCTGGACGCGCGACGGCGACCCGTCGGGCACCGCAGGCGCCGGCTACCGCGTCGAGGCGGTGCAGGTGGCGATCCAGGGCAAGGGCAACGGGCCCTGGTACGGCACCGAGTTCGTCGAGTACGCGCCGCCCGCCTCGAACGGCAACGTCGACCCCGCGACCCTGTGCAACATCGGTGACGGCTGGTTGCTGCGGTGCGACGCCGGTGCGGCGTTCGGGCGGATGAACGCCGCGTTCCGCGCGCGGTTCGGCCACCCGATCCCCCTCGAGGGCACGTACCGCGCCTACTACCGGCAGGTGGAGCTGTACCGGGAGATCGGTCCGGGCCTGGCTGCCCGGCCGGGCACCTCGCAGCACGGGTGGGGGCTCGCGATCGACGTCACCGAGCGCGGCGCGTACGACTTCGGGACACCGCGGTACGAGTGGCTGCGCACCCAGGGCCCCGCGTTCGGGTGGTCCCACCCGTCCTGGGCGCGGCAGGGTGGCGGGCGCGAGGAGCCCTGGCACTTCGAGTTCGCGGGCTAG
- a CDS encoding stage II sporulation protein M yields the protein MDLDAFTSVHTPAWDRLATLVKRRRLDGAQADELVRLYQEVATHLSTVRSAAPDPVLVTRLSDLLNRARTRISGAHEPAWSDVVRYAAVSVPAALYRIRWWSLGVTVACLVVAVVVGVHVATHPEALAAMGTPAEREQYVHDAFGSYYDPKASFAAMVWTNNAWISAQLVALGITGVLPVFVLAQNAISVGASGGLMAAYGELDTFLTLIAPHGQLELTAVFVAGAAGLKTFWTLVDPGPRRRGVALAQEGRALVTVAVGLAGALAVSGVIEGFVTGSALPWWLKIAIGTVALAGFWAYVLVLGRRAVRAGETGDLDMERAGAVLPTAA from the coding sequence GTGGACCTCGACGCCTTCACCAGCGTGCACACCCCCGCGTGGGACCGCCTCGCCACGCTGGTCAAGCGCCGCCGCCTCGACGGTGCGCAGGCGGACGAGCTGGTGCGCCTGTACCAGGAGGTCGCGACCCACCTGTCCACCGTCCGCTCCGCCGCCCCCGACCCCGTGCTCGTCACGCGGCTCAGCGACCTGCTGAACCGCGCGCGCACCCGCATCTCGGGCGCGCACGAGCCCGCCTGGTCCGACGTCGTCCGGTACGCCGCCGTGTCGGTGCCCGCCGCCCTGTACCGCATCCGGTGGTGGTCGCTCGGCGTGACCGTCGCGTGCCTCGTCGTCGCCGTCGTCGTCGGCGTGCACGTGGCCACGCACCCCGAGGCGCTCGCGGCGATGGGCACCCCGGCGGAGCGCGAGCAGTACGTGCACGACGCGTTCGGGTCGTACTACGACCCGAAGGCGTCGTTCGCCGCGATGGTCTGGACCAACAACGCCTGGATCTCGGCCCAGCTCGTCGCGCTCGGCATCACCGGCGTGCTGCCGGTGTTCGTGCTGGCGCAGAACGCGATCAGCGTCGGCGCGAGCGGCGGGCTGATGGCCGCGTACGGCGAGCTCGACACCTTCCTCACGCTGATCGCCCCGCACGGGCAGCTCGAGCTCACGGCCGTGTTCGTGGCCGGCGCGGCCGGTCTCAAGACGTTCTGGACGCTGGTGGACCCCGGACCCCGACGACGCGGCGTCGCGCTCGCGCAGGAGGGCCGCGCCCTGGTGACCGTGGCCGTGGGCCTCGCGGGGGCGCTGGCCGTCTCGGGCGTGATCGAGGGCTTCGTGACCGGGTCCGCGCTGCCGTGGTGGCTGAAGATCGCCATCGGCACCGTCGCGCTGGCCGGGTTCTGGGCCTACGTCCTGGTGCTCGGCCGCCGCGCGGTCCGCGCGGGGGAGACCGGCGACCTCGACATGGAGCGCGCGGGCGCGGTGCTGCCGACGGCGGCCTGA
- a CDS encoding RDD family protein: protein MHDGILIGEGVVLDARPASFFTRALGGILDALATFAVLLLVLLLAGLTLDNADAQWAQAGGVVLTVALLVGIPVTVETLSRGRSLGKLATGVRVVRDDGGPVRFRHALIRALVGVAELWISAGGIALIASLANAKGKRLGDMVAGTYAIRVRGGKGWQVPLSMPPELAGWAALADMRRLPDGLALAARQLIDRAPRLAPSSRIALADELAARVEPFVAPLPPPGTPAEAFLHAVLHERRDRELARGLRERERAQEQAQALHRLPYAMGDPTR from the coding sequence GTGCACGACGGCATCCTCATCGGCGAGGGCGTGGTCCTCGACGCGCGCCCGGCGTCGTTCTTCACGCGTGCGCTCGGCGGCATCCTGGACGCCCTGGCCACGTTCGCCGTCCTCCTCCTCGTCCTGCTGCTGGCCGGGCTGACCCTGGACAACGCCGACGCGCAGTGGGCGCAGGCGGGCGGCGTCGTGCTGACGGTGGCGCTGCTGGTCGGGATCCCGGTGACGGTCGAGACGCTGTCGCGCGGCCGGTCGCTCGGCAAGCTCGCCACGGGGGTGCGGGTGGTGCGCGACGACGGCGGGCCCGTCCGGTTCCGGCACGCGCTGATCCGCGCCCTGGTGGGCGTGGCCGAGCTGTGGATCAGCGCCGGCGGCATCGCCCTGATCGCCTCCCTCGCGAACGCCAAGGGCAAGCGGCTCGGGGACATGGTCGCGGGGACGTACGCGATCCGGGTGCGCGGCGGCAAGGGGTGGCAGGTGCCGCTGTCGATGCCGCCGGAGCTGGCCGGGTGGGCGGCGCTGGCCGACATGCGCCGCCTGCCCGACGGGCTGGCCCTCGCCGCGCGCCAGCTCATCGACCGCGCCCCCCGGCTGGCGCCGTCGTCACGCATCGCCCTGGCGGACGAGCTGGCGGCACGCGTCGAGCCCTTCGTCGCCCCGCTGCCGCCGCCGGGGACTCCCGCCGAGGCGTTCCTGCACGCGGTGCTGCACGAGCGCCGCGACCGCGAGCTCGCGCGCGGCCTGCGCGAGCGCGAGCGTGCGCAGGAGCAGGCGCAGGCGCTGCACCGGCTGCCCTACGCGATGGGCGACCCCACGCGCTGA
- a CDS encoding acyltransferase family protein produces MAALLTPPVPPVEPVETPRHGPTRMAVSTRSTSSARRPGRDVFVDAVRALATVGIVAVHWLMPEATFDGQTLWIGNALAHGGGWTLTWVLQVLPLLFFAAGASAAYQHARHQHARLPYGSGWAGVVGARLRGVARPVAAFAGAWALTLGVLLASGLPDQAVLRLARMAPQLLWFLAVWVALVACTPLARAAWRRWRWAAVAVAVAAPLVVDLLRFGAGLEPVAWANVLLVWAVPFLLGVAYADDRSHRVIDGGRPAVAGRPVLVAVLVLAVGAMAALVRLGPYPVSMIGMPGDAVSNLAPPTAVVVAQSIAQVAAVLLARDAIVRWACGRGRDVVRVLTRRALTVYLWHLTAMFVVVGAVLLGLHARLPEPWSTDWWSTRPVWWGAFGLVLLGLVRVFGRFEVPRGRRAQRVGSPIA; encoded by the coding sequence ATGGCCGCCCTGCTCACCCCACCCGTCCCGCCGGTCGAGCCTGTCGAGACCCCCCGGCACGGGCCGACGCGCATGGCGGTCTCGACACGCTCGACCAGCAGCGCGCGACGGCCCGGGCGCGACGTGTTCGTCGACGCGGTGCGAGCCCTCGCGACCGTCGGGATCGTGGCCGTGCACTGGCTCATGCCGGAGGCCACCTTCGACGGGCAGACGCTGTGGATCGGCAACGCGCTCGCGCACGGTGGGGGGTGGACGCTCACCTGGGTGCTGCAGGTGCTGCCGCTGCTCTTCTTCGCGGCGGGCGCGTCCGCCGCCTACCAGCACGCGCGCCACCAGCACGCACGCCTGCCGTACGGGAGCGGCTGGGCGGGGGTCGTCGGCGCCCGGCTGCGCGGTGTCGCACGACCGGTCGCCGCGTTCGCCGGGGCGTGGGCGCTCACGCTCGGTGTGCTGCTCGCCTCCGGGCTGCCGGACCAGGCCGTCCTGCGGCTGGCGCGGATGGCGCCCCAGCTCCTGTGGTTCCTCGCGGTGTGGGTCGCGCTGGTCGCGTGCACGCCGCTCGCCCGGGCCGCGTGGCGGCGATGGCGGTGGGCGGCGGTCGCGGTCGCCGTGGCCGCACCGCTCGTGGTGGACCTGCTGCGGTTCGGCGCGGGCCTCGAACCGGTGGCCTGGGCGAACGTGCTGCTCGTGTGGGCCGTGCCGTTCCTGCTGGGCGTGGCGTACGCGGACGACCGATCGCACCGTGTGATCGACGGCGGCCGTCCGGCGGTGGCCGGCCGCCCGGTCCTGGTCGCCGTCCTGGTGCTCGCCGTCGGCGCGATGGCGGCACTCGTGCGGCTCGGCCCGTACCCGGTCAGCATGATCGGCATGCCCGGCGACGCCGTCTCCAACCTCGCCCCGCCGACGGCGGTGGTCGTCGCCCAGTCGATCGCCCAGGTCGCCGCGGTGCTGCTCGCCCGCGACGCGATCGTCCGGTGGGCGTGCGGCCGCGGCCGCGACGTCGTGCGCGTGCTGACCCGACGAGCGCTCACCGTCTACCTGTGGCACCTCACGGCGATGTTCGTCGTCGTCGGCGCCGTGCTGCTGGGACTGCACGCGCGGCTCCCCGAACCCTGGAGCACCGACTGGTGGTCGACGCGTCCCGTGTGGTGGGGCGCGTTCGGCCTGGTGCTGCTGGGGCTCGTGCGGGTGTTCGGCCGGTTCGAGGTGCCACGCGGCCGACGGGCTCAGCGCGTGGGGTCGCCCATCGCGTAG
- a CDS encoding response regulator transcription factor, whose protein sequence is MRVVIAEDSAILRDGLVALLARRGHDVAAVGDGDALVREVTLRAAQDGLPDVVVADIRMPPTFTDEGMRAATALRATYPGLPVLVFSQYVETRYASQLLAGGAGGVGYLLKDRVADVREFLDGLARVAAGQTVLDPEVVTQLMGSTAQGDPGLARLTPREREVLGLMAEGRSNGAIAERLFLSYGAVEKNVAAIFTKLGLEADAADHRRVLAVLRYLGA, encoded by the coding sequence TTGCGTGTCGTGATCGCCGAGGACTCCGCGATCCTGCGCGACGGCCTCGTCGCGCTGCTCGCCCGCCGCGGGCACGACGTCGCGGCCGTGGGGGACGGCGACGCCCTCGTGCGGGAGGTGACCCTCCGGGCCGCCCAGGACGGGCTGCCCGACGTCGTCGTCGCCGACATCCGCATGCCGCCGACCTTCACCGACGAGGGCATGCGCGCGGCGACGGCCCTGCGTGCCACGTACCCCGGGCTGCCCGTGCTCGTGTTCTCGCAGTACGTCGAGACCCGCTACGCCTCCCAGCTGCTCGCGGGCGGTGCCGGCGGCGTCGGGTACCTGCTCAAGGATCGCGTCGCCGACGTCCGCGAGTTCCTCGACGGGCTCGCTCGCGTCGCCGCCGGGCAGACCGTGCTCGACCCCGAGGTGGTCACCCAGCTCATGGGGTCGACGGCGCAGGGCGACCCGGGGCTCGCTCGGCTCACCCCGCGTGAGCGGGAGGTGCTCGGGCTGATGGCCGAGGGGCGCAGCAACGGTGCCATCGCCGAGCGCCTGTTCCTCTCCTACGGGGCCGTGGAGAAGAACGTCGCGGCGATCTTCACGAAGCTCGGCCTGGAGGCCGACGCCGCCGACCACCGCCGCGTGCTGGCGGTGCTGCGCTACCTCGGGGCCTAG
- a CDS encoding sensor histidine kinase — MNTVSAFFAARTWRAYGYLWVALLLAPFSLAYVLLVPSLGAGFLVTVVGLFVAGGLVVGARGWGSLYRGLARAALGEHVAAPPAFVRPRGFWRSLGALLFDGTGWRALLFMFVTFPLTIFSFVVSTVFLAVGLGGITYWLWWQYLPWQETEDGLRRGFSIVSDNAATYFDTPPRIAFLAVVGLVFLIVWPWVTRGLTTLFHLLTRGLLGPTAGSIRVAALRDSRAAAVEDADARLRRIERDLHDGTQARLVAVAMQLGDAREQLATDPALAAELLETAHASTKEALTELREIARGIHPPALDDGLAVALETLAARSPLPVTVDVDPAADAGLAPAVRSIAYYTVGELLTNVVKHARATGVYVVVDRPDAGTLHVRVRDDGRGGAVLAPGVPGGSGTGLAGLAERVATVDGTFALTSPVGGPTVVDVTLPTRTRP; from the coding sequence ATGAACACCGTGTCCGCCTTCTTCGCCGCCCGCACGTGGCGCGCGTACGGCTACCTGTGGGTTGCCCTGCTGCTCGCCCCGTTCTCCCTGGCGTACGTGCTGCTCGTGCCCTCGCTCGGGGCGGGGTTCCTGGTCACGGTCGTCGGCCTCTTCGTCGCGGGCGGGCTCGTGGTCGGTGCGCGCGGCTGGGGGTCCCTGTACCGGGGGCTCGCGCGGGCCGCGCTCGGCGAGCACGTCGCCGCGCCGCCCGCCTTCGTGCGTCCACGGGGGTTCTGGCGGTCGCTCGGCGCGCTGCTGTTCGACGGCACCGGGTGGCGGGCGCTGCTGTTCATGTTCGTGACGTTCCCGCTGACGATCTTCTCGTTCGTCGTCTCCACCGTGTTCCTGGCGGTCGGGCTGGGTGGCATCACCTACTGGCTCTGGTGGCAGTACCTGCCGTGGCAGGAGACCGAGGACGGCCTGCGCCGCGGCTTCTCGATCGTCAGCGACAACGCGGCGACGTATTTCGACACCCCGCCGCGCATCGCCTTCCTGGCGGTGGTCGGGCTGGTCTTCCTGATCGTTTGGCCGTGGGTCACGCGCGGCCTGACCACCCTCTTCCACCTGCTCACCCGCGGCCTGCTCGGCCCGACGGCGGGATCGATCCGTGTCGCCGCCCTGCGCGACTCGCGTGCCGCGGCCGTCGAGGACGCCGACGCCCGCCTGCGCCGCATCGAGCGCGACCTGCACGACGGCACCCAGGCACGGCTCGTCGCCGTCGCCATGCAGCTCGGCGACGCGCGCGAGCAGCTCGCCACCGATCCCGCGCTCGCCGCGGAGCTCCTCGAGACCGCGCACGCCTCCACCAAGGAGGCGCTCACCGAGCTGCGCGAGATCGCCCGTGGCATCCACCCGCCCGCGCTCGACGACGGGCTCGCCGTGGCGCTCGAGACCCTCGCCGCGCGCTCGCCGCTGCCTGTGACGGTCGACGTCGACCCCGCCGCCGACGCCGGGCTGGCGCCGGCCGTGCGGTCCATCGCGTACTACACCGTGGGCGAGCTCCTCACGAACGTCGTCAAGCATGCGCGGGCCACGGGTGTCTACGTCGTCGTTGACCGGCCCGACGCCGGCACCCTGCACGTGCGGGTGCGCGACGACGGCCGTGGCGGCGCCGTCCTCGCCCCCGGCGTGCCGGGTGGCTCGGGCACCGGCCTGGCCGGGCTCGCCGAGCGGGTCGCGACGGTGGACGGCACGTTCGCCCTGACCAGCCCGGTCGGCGGGCCTACCGTGGTGGACGTGACGCTGCCGACCCGCACCCGCCCGTGA
- the ahcY gene encoding adenosylhomocysteinase, with product MSTFDEVPGRYKVRSLALAESGRHQIRLAEHEMPGLMALRAEYGESKPLAGARIAGSLHMTVQTAVLIETLVALGAEVRWASCNIFSTQDEAAAAIAVGPHGTPEDPQGIPVFAWKGESLEEYWDCTEQILLWPAADGGFRGPNMILDDGGDATMLVHLGLQYERAGVVPPNTLQGEPDHTHEMNVVRDVLRRALDADPLRWTEVASGILGVTEETTTGVHRLYHLAEAGELLFPAINVNDSVTKSKFDNKYGIRHSLPDGINRATDILIGGKVAFVAGYGDVGKGAAEAFRGQGARVIVSEVDPICALQAAMDGFQVARIEDVLDVADFFITTTGNKDVILAEHIAAMKDKAVVGNIGHFDNEIDMAGLAAVPGVVKTEIKPQVHEWTFPDGKSVIVLSEGRLLNLGNATGHPSFVMSNSFSNQTIAQIELFLDAAKPEGERQYERQVYRLPKILDEKVARTHLDALGVRLTELSKEQAEYIGVPVEGPYKPEHYRY from the coding sequence GTGTCCACGTTCGACGAGGTTCCCGGCCGCTACAAGGTCCGCTCCCTCGCCCTGGCCGAGTCCGGCCGCCACCAGATCCGTCTTGCGGAGCACGAGATGCCGGGCCTGATGGCGCTGCGTGCGGAGTACGGCGAGTCGAAGCCGCTCGCGGGCGCCCGGATCGCCGGTTCGCTGCACATGACCGTGCAGACCGCCGTCCTCATCGAGACCCTCGTCGCGCTGGGCGCGGAGGTCCGCTGGGCAAGCTGCAACATCTTCTCGACGCAGGACGAGGCCGCCGCGGCCATCGCCGTCGGGCCGCACGGCACGCCCGAGGACCCGCAGGGCATCCCGGTGTTCGCCTGGAAGGGCGAGTCGCTCGAGGAGTACTGGGACTGCACCGAGCAGATCCTGCTCTGGCCGGCCGCCGACGGCGGGTTCCGGGGCCCCAACATGATCCTCGACGACGGCGGCGACGCCACGATGCTGGTCCACCTGGGCCTGCAGTACGAGCGGGCCGGTGTCGTGCCGCCGAACACGCTGCAGGGCGAGCCCGACCACACGCACGAGATGAACGTGGTGCGTGACGTGCTGCGGCGTGCGCTCGACGCCGACCCGCTGCGCTGGACCGAGGTCGCCTCGGGCATCCTGGGCGTCACCGAGGAGACGACGACGGGCGTGCACCGCCTGTACCACCTGGCCGAGGCGGGCGAGCTGCTGTTCCCGGCCATCAACGTCAACGACTCGGTCACCAAGAGCAAGTTCGACAACAAGTACGGCATCCGGCACTCGCTGCCCGACGGCATCAACCGGGCCACCGACATCCTCATCGGCGGCAAGGTCGCGTTCGTCGCCGGGTACGGCGACGTCGGCAAGGGTGCCGCGGAGGCGTTCCGCGGGCAGGGTGCGCGCGTCATCGTCTCCGAGGTCGACCCGATCTGCGCGCTGCAGGCCGCCATGGACGGGTTCCAGGTCGCCCGCATCGAGGACGTGCTCGACGTGGCCGACTTCTTCATCACGACGACGGGCAACAAGGACGTCATCCTCGCCGAGCACATCGCGGCGATGAAGGACAAGGCCGTCGTGGGCAACATCGGCCACTTCGACAACGAGATCGACATGGCCGGGCTGGCCGCCGTGCCGGGCGTCGTCAAGACGGAGATCAAGCCGCAGGTGCACGAGTGGACGTTCCCGGACGGGAAGTCCGTGATCGTCCTGTCCGAGGGCCGCCTGCTCAACCTGGGCAACGCGACCGGGCACCCGTCGTTCGTCATGTCGAACTCGTTCTCGAACCAGACGATCGCGCAGATCGAGCTGTTCCTCGACGCCGCGAAGCCCGAGGGGGAGCGGCAGTACGAGCGGCAGGTGTACCGCCTGCCCAAGATCCTCGACGAGAAGGTGGCGCGGACCCACCTCGACGCCCTGGGCGTGCGCCTCACGGAGCTGTCGAAGGAGCAGGCCGAGTACATCGGCGTCCCGGTCGAGGGCCCGTACAAGCCGGAGCACTACCGGTACTGA
- a CDS encoding Ltp family lipoprotein: MNALMKVRGTAWAVSVALVLVPLAGVAPAAAAEDAPPTIESSVLVAGTPTILGTPRVGEVLTVDPGPWTPDVPLSFQWSRDGVAIPEAIDATYTVVPADAGTSLTVTVTGEVEGAEPTSAISEPTAPVELGVLVATVPLVTGTARVGATLTAETAAWTPVATFTYQWLRDGDAIDGATASTYVPVVGDLSAELSVAVTGAADGYAIQTATSMPTASIVAGEFAQAPVPTISGAAQVGKTLTANVPAWTPAATFDYQWLRNGSPVGSATGATYTLAPSDLGAAITVRVTGTAVGFEPVTRTSSATSSVVAAAFVTAPVPTITGTAQVGKTLTAKGGTWSPAATLTYQWYRSGAVITGATKSTYVLAPADLAKAITVRVTGTAAGYATTVKTSAATTSVTAGTLTAKVPTISGTAQVGKTLTAVPGTWTPASTFTYQWFRSGAAISGATKRTYVLAAADRGKTITVKVTGTSPGYAKVTKASAATASVKVGALTAPAPVLPATVRVGLKTTVTTGAWTSGTKLTYQWVVGGKVVAGTRGTASTLTPTAAERGKTVTVRVTGTKAGYTTVTRTAKAKSIGYGVFTKAPTPKVSGTAKVGSTLSVSRGTWAPAPSGWAYQWRANGAAISGATRSTFKLTSAQRGKTITVTVTAKRTGYSNKAVTSAKTAVVVQAFTASPTPKISGTARVGSTLTATTGTWSPAPSFTYQWKANGTNIAGATGRTFKLTTAQQGKTITVTVTGKATNWVTQSRSSAATAKVAAAPLTALQTEALSRAQSYLKYLWFSRAGLIDQLKWEGYSTADATIAVDRTGTNWNSEAVGMARAYLDTMAFSRSGLVDQLLYEGFTAAQAEYGVANSGANWSEQAWLCAQEYLAVFPYWGWGRMVDQLAYEGFTTGQAQYGASRAGL, translated from the coding sequence ATGAACGCTCTGATGAAGGTGCGAGGGACGGCCTGGGCCGTTTCGGTCGCGCTCGTGCTGGTCCCGCTGGCCGGCGTGGCCCCGGCTGCTGCGGCCGAGGACGCACCGCCCACGATCGAGTCCTCGGTGCTCGTCGCGGGCACGCCGACGATCCTCGGGACCCCCCGGGTCGGCGAGGTGCTCACGGTGGACCCGGGTCCGTGGACGCCGGACGTGCCGCTCTCGTTCCAGTGGTCGCGCGACGGCGTTGCGATCCCTGAGGCGATCGACGCGACGTACACCGTGGTCCCCGCCGACGCCGGGACGAGCCTGACGGTGACGGTGACCGGAGAGGTGGAGGGCGCCGAACCGACGTCGGCGATCTCGGAGCCGACGGCACCCGTCGAGCTCGGTGTGCTCGTTGCGACGGTGCCTCTCGTCACGGGGACCGCGCGGGTCGGCGCGACGCTGACCGCAGAGACCGCCGCGTGGACGCCGGTCGCGACGTTCACGTACCAGTGGCTCCGCGACGGCGACGCCATCGACGGCGCGACGGCGAGCACCTATGTGCCTGTCGTCGGTGACCTCAGCGCCGAGCTCAGCGTGGCCGTCACCGGTGCGGCAGACGGCTACGCCATCCAGACGGCGACCAGCATGCCGACCGCGTCGATCGTCGCCGGCGAGTTTGCCCAGGCGCCGGTGCCGACGATCTCGGGCGCCGCACAGGTCGGGAAGACGCTGACCGCGAACGTGCCTGCCTGGACGCCGGCGGCCACGTTCGACTACCAGTGGCTTCGCAACGGGTCCCCCGTCGGCAGTGCCACGGGAGCGACGTACACCCTTGCTCCGTCCGACCTCGGCGCGGCGATCACGGTCCGGGTCACCGGCACGGCCGTCGGCTTCGAGCCGGTGACCCGGACGAGCTCTGCGACCTCATCCGTCGTCGCGGCGGCGTTCGTCACGGCACCCGTGCCGACGATCACGGGCACGGCGCAGGTGGGCAAGACGCTCACCGCCAAGGGCGGCACGTGGTCCCCTGCCGCGACCCTGACGTACCAGTGGTACCGCAGCGGTGCCGTGATCACGGGAGCGACGAAGTCGACGTACGTGCTGGCACCGGCCGACCTCGCCAAGGCGATCACGGTTCGCGTGACGGGCACCGCGGCCGGGTACGCCACGACCGTCAAGACGAGCGCCGCGACGACGTCGGTCACGGCCGGAACACTCACGGCCAAGGTCCCGACGATCTCGGGCACCGCCCAGGTCGGCAAGACCCTCACCGCGGTTCCCGGCACCTGGACCCCGGCGTCGACCTTCACGTACCAGTGGTTCCGCAGCGGTGCGGCGATCTCGGGAGCGACGAAGCGGACCTACGTGCTCGCGGCGGCCGACCGCGGCAAGACGATCACGGTCAAGGTCACCGGCACCAGTCCCGGCTATGCGAAGGTGACGAAGGCGAGCGCCGCGACCGCATCGGTCAAGGTGGGTGCGCTGACCGCGCCGGCACCTGTGCTGCCCGCGACGGTGCGTGTCGGTCTCAAGACGACCGTCACCACGGGGGCGTGGACATCGGGGACCAAGCTCACCTACCAGTGGGTGGTCGGCGGCAAGGTCGTGGCCGGGACGCGCGGCACCGCGTCGACCCTGACCCCGACCGCCGCCGAACGTGGCAAGACCGTCACAGTCCGGGTCACGGGCACGAAGGCCGGCTACACGACGGTCACGCGGACGGCCAAGGCCAAGTCGATCGGCTACGGCGTCTTCACGAAGGCGCCCACACCGAAGGTCTCCGGCACGGCTAAGGTCGGCTCGACGCTCTCCGTGTCGCGCGGGACGTGGGCACCTGCGCCCAGCGGCTGGGCGTACCAGTGGCGCGCGAACGGCGCCGCCATCTCCGGTGCCACCCGCTCGACGTTCAAGCTCACCTCCGCGCAGCGCGGCAAGACCATCACCGTCACCGTCACCGCCAAGCGCACCGGCTACTCGAACAAGGCGGTGACGAGCGCCAAGACGGCGGTCGTGGTGCAGGCCTTCACCGCCTCGCCGACCCCGAAGATCTCCGGCACGGCCCGGGTCGGCTCGACCCTGACCGCCACCACCGGCACCTGGTCCCCGGCCCCGTCCTTCACGTACCAGTGGAAGGCCAACGGCACGAACATCGCGGGCGCCACCGGCCGAACCTTCAAGCTCACGACCGCCCAGCAGGGCAAAACGATCACCGTCACCGTGACAGGCAAGGCCACCAACTGGGTCACCCAGTCCCGCTCGAGCGCCGCGACGGCGAAGGTGGCCGCCGCGCCGTTGACCGCTCTCCAGACAGAGGCCCTCAGCCGAGCGCAGTCGTACTTGAAGTACCTGTGGTTCTCGCGGGCTGGTCTCATCGATCAGCTGAAGTGGGAGGGCTACTCGACTGCAGACGCGACGATCGCCGTCGACCGCACCGGCACCAACTGGAACTCCGAGGCGGTCGGAATGGCACGGGCCTACCTCGACACGATGGCGTTCTCGCGTTCCGGTCTCGTCGACCAGCTCCTCTATGAGGGGTTCACTGCGGCCCAGGCCGAGTACGGGGTAGCGAACTCCGGCGCGAACTGGAGCGAGCAGGCGTGGCTGTGCGCCCAGGAGTACCTCGCCGTCTTCCCGTACTGGGGCTGGGGTCGCATGGTCGACCAGCTCGCCTACGAGGGGTTCACAACGGGGCAGGCACAGTACGGGGCTTCACGGGCCGGGCTCTGA